The following coding sequences lie in one bacterium genomic window:
- a CDS encoding RsiV family protein, protein RSYNPKDGRPYGLGDWLKPGYEEPIQALGEKAFRRARDLPAETDLNDAGFTFENGFRLNENFAAGPEGLIFYFNPYEVASYADGPTELLIPYSELKSWLLPKGPLDSLAKK, encoded by the coding sequence TCGCAGCTACAATCCGAAAGACGGCCGACCCTACGGTCTCGGCGACTGGCTGAAGCCGGGTTATGAGGAGCCGATCCAAGCCCTCGGCGAAAAGGCTTTTCGCCGGGCTCGGGACCTGCCGGCCGAGACCGACTTGAACGATGCCGGCTTCACTTTCGAGAATGGATTCCGGCTCAACGAGAATTTCGCCGCCGGCCCCGAGGGGTTGATCTTCTATTTCAACCCTTATGAAGTGGCTTCTTACGCCGACGGGCCGACCGAGCTGCTCATCCCTTATTCCGAATTGAAGTCATGGTTATTGCCGAAGGGCCCCTTGGATTCGCTGGCTAAAAAGTGA